A stretch of the Nitratireductor thuwali genome encodes the following:
- the hemE gene encoding uroporphyrinogen decarboxylase: MKFLEVMRGKTVFPPPIWMMRQAGRYLPEYRETRKRAGSFLDLCYDPAMAVEVTLQPIRRFGFDASILFSDILVVPHALGRELRFVEGRGPMMTPIKPQDVDVLDRSLFHVNLEPVYETVRRLRRELPPETALIGFCGAPWTVATYMIAGHGTPDQAPGRLFGFSDPEAMEALLAKLAAQSAEYLIRQIDAGADAVQIFDSWAGVLDEASFEAWCMKPVAEMVRRVREKHPEVPIVGFPKGAGMLYDSYRAKTGITTLGLDWSVPLSQARRLQALGPVQGNLDPMRLRAGGKALEEGVDRILEALGDGPLVFNLGHGITPETPIAHVEAMVQRVRGANR; this comes from the coding sequence ATGAAATTCCTGGAGGTCATGAGAGGGAAAACCGTGTTTCCCCCTCCCATCTGGATGATGCGCCAGGCCGGCCGATATCTGCCGGAGTATAGGGAAACGCGGAAGCGCGCCGGAAGCTTTCTTGATCTTTGCTATGACCCGGCTATGGCTGTCGAGGTGACGCTGCAGCCGATCCGCCGTTTCGGTTTCGACGCATCGATACTTTTTTCCGATATTCTGGTGGTGCCCCACGCGCTTGGCCGCGAGCTGCGTTTCGTGGAGGGCCGCGGACCGATGATGACGCCCATCAAGCCGCAGGACGTCGATGTGCTGGATCGGTCGTTGTTTCACGTGAATCTCGAGCCGGTCTACGAGACCGTACGGCGGTTGCGGCGTGAATTGCCGCCGGAAACGGCGCTGATCGGCTTTTGCGGCGCGCCCTGGACCGTGGCGACCTATATGATCGCCGGTCATGGAACGCCGGATCAGGCGCCTGGACGATTGTTCGGATTTTCCGACCCAGAGGCCATGGAGGCCCTGCTCGCGAAGCTTGCCGCACAATCGGCGGAATATCTCATCCGGCAGATCGACGCCGGCGCCGACGCTGTGCAGATCTTTGATTCCTGGGCAGGGGTCCTGGACGAGGCGAGTTTTGAGGCCTGGTGCATGAAGCCGGTTGCCGAGATGGTCAGGCGCGTGCGGGAGAAGCATCCGGAGGTGCCGATCGTCGGATTCCCGAAAGGGGCAGGCATGCTTTACGACAGCTATCGGGCGAAAACAGGCATAACGACCCTCGGCCTCGATTGGTCGGTGCCTTTGTCCCAGGCGCGTCGTTTGCAGGCGCTCGGTCCGGTGCAAGGCAATCTCGATCCGATGCGGCTCAGGGCGGGCGGCAAAGCACTGGAGGAGGGGGTCGATCGGATCCTGGAGGCTCTGGGAGATGGCCCTCTCGTGTTCAACCTCGGCCATGGCATCACGCCGGAAACGCCGATCGCCCATGTGGAGGCGATGGTGCAGCGTGTGCGCGGGGCGAACCGATGA
- a CDS encoding pyruvate, water dikinase regulatory protein, translating to MHKPQSFFHLHLISDATGETLLAAGRAAAAQYKNARAIEHIYPLIRTEKQLARVFAEIDEEPGIVLYTIVDQSLARQIDERCAAMGLPCVSVLEPVLTVFQSYLGTPAGRRVGAQHVLDADYFRRIDALNFTMEHDDGQLPSDIDEAEIILVGVSRTSKTPTSIYLANRGIKTANVPIVLDVPPPESLARAEKPLIVGLIASAERIAQIRQNRILGTPGTDNFDTYTDRSTIARELAYARQLCARHGWPVIDVTRRSIEETAAAIMALRSKPQRSQGESL from the coding sequence GTGCATAAACCTCAAAGCTTCTTCCACCTGCATCTGATTTCAGACGCGACCGGTGAAACATTGCTGGCGGCTGGTCGGGCCGCCGCCGCCCAGTACAAGAACGCGCGCGCCATCGAGCACATCTATCCGCTCATCCGCACGGAAAAGCAGCTCGCCCGGGTCTTCGCCGAAATCGACGAGGAGCCGGGCATCGTCCTTTATACGATCGTCGACCAGTCCCTTGCCCGCCAGATCGACGAGCGCTGCGCCGCGATGGGCCTGCCCTGCGTCTCGGTTCTGGAGCCGGTTCTGACGGTCTTCCAGTCATATCTGGGAACACCGGCCGGTCGTCGGGTCGGTGCTCAGCACGTGCTCGACGCGGACTATTTCCGCCGCATCGACGCGCTTAACTTCACTATGGAGCATGATGACGGACAGCTTCCCAGCGACATAGATGAAGCCGAGATCATCCTCGTCGGCGTTTCGCGCACCTCCAAGACGCCGACCAGCATCTATCTGGCCAATCGCGGCATCAAAACCGCCAACGTTCCCATAGTACTCGACGTGCCGCCTCCTGAAAGCCTTGCGCGAGCGGAAAAGCCTCTGATCGTCGGCCTCATCGCCTCGGCCGAGCGCATCGCCCAGATCCGCCAGAATCGCATCCTTGGCACGCCGGGAACGGACAATTTCGACACCTATACCGACCGCAGCACGATCGCGCGCGAACTCGCCTACGCCCGTCAGCTTTGTGCGCGCCATGGCTGGCCGGTAATCGATGTCACGAGGCGCTCCATCGAGGAAACCGCTGCAGCCATCATGGCGTTGCGGTCAAAACCGCAAAGATCCCAAGGGGAATCGCTATGA
- a CDS encoding Maf-like protein: MTEKIVLASTSPFRRQLLENAGISVEAVAPEVDERVVEAPLENAGVSPEDVALILAEAKAVDVSERHPHALVIGCDQTLSLGDRVFHKPKDMEGARRHLLDLSGKTHQLNSAIVLARAGQPIWRHLSQGSLTMRKLDPGFIGRHLSQVGEKALSSVGAYQVEGPGIQLFTKIEGDYFTIIGLPLLPLLEKLREEGAIDG, translated from the coding sequence ATGACAGAGAAAATCGTCCTGGCTTCCACGAGCCCGTTTCGCCGCCAGTTGCTGGAAAATGCAGGCATTTCCGTGGAGGCCGTTGCCCCGGAAGTCGATGAGCGCGTTGTCGAGGCGCCTTTGGAAAATGCCGGGGTAAGTCCGGAAGACGTCGCGCTCATCCTGGCCGAGGCCAAGGCGGTGGACGTTTCGGAGCGTCATCCCCATGCCCTCGTCATCGGCTGCGACCAGACGCTCTCCCTCGGCGACCGGGTTTTTCACAAGCCCAAGGATATGGAGGGCGCGCGCAGGCATCTTCTCGATCTGTCCGGCAAGACGCACCAGCTCAACAGTGCGATTGTGCTGGCGCGCGCGGGCCAGCCGATCTGGCGGCATCTTTCCCAGGGCAGCTTGACCATGCGGAAACTCGATCCGGGCTTCATCGGGCGGCATCTTTCACAGGTTGGCGAAAAGGCGCTCTCCAGTGTCGGCGCCTATCAGGTCGAAGGGCCGGGCATCCAGCTTTTCACGAAGATCGAAGGCGACTACTTCACCATCATCGGCCTGCCCCTCCTTCCGCTCCTGGAGAAACTGCGTGAAGAAGGAGCCATCGATGGCTGA
- a CDS encoding shikimate dehydrogenase, giving the protein MAEALPRAFVCGHPIAHSRSPLIHGYWLQHYGIEGTYERLDVPPEALEGFLRDMPGSAYVGGNVTIPHKENACRLVDHLDEAAHRIGAVNTLWMDGGRLHGGNTDAYGFAANLDAETPGWSQSGVATILGAGGAARAIVHALQERAFRQIRIVNRTSSRAQALAAHFRGAASAHAWDALPELLPETGLLINTTSLGMDGGPGLELDLSLLPSTVIVSDIVYAPLLTPLLAMARDRGLRTVDGLGMLLHQAVPGFEKWFGRRPEVTPELRALVIADLELHQ; this is encoded by the coding sequence ATGGCTGAAGCCTTGCCGCGCGCCTTCGTCTGCGGCCACCCTATCGCTCATTCCCGTTCGCCGCTTATTCATGGATATTGGCTCCAGCACTACGGGATAGAGGGAACATACGAGCGTCTGGATGTGCCGCCGGAGGCACTGGAAGGATTCCTTCGGGATATGCCTGGCTCCGCCTATGTCGGTGGCAACGTGACGATCCCTCACAAGGAAAACGCCTGCCGGCTTGTAGACCACCTCGATGAGGCGGCCCATCGCATCGGCGCCGTCAACACGCTTTGGATGGACGGCGGCCGTCTGCACGGCGGCAACACCGATGCCTACGGCTTCGCCGCCAATCTGGATGCCGAGACGCCCGGCTGGAGCCAGAGCGGCGTTGCCACGATCCTGGGTGCGGGCGGCGCGGCCCGAGCCATCGTTCACGCCCTTCAGGAGCGGGCTTTCCGCCAGATCCGCATCGTCAACAGAACCTCCTCCCGCGCACAGGCCTTGGCCGCGCATTTCCGCGGAGCCGCCAGTGCCCACGCTTGGGATGCTCTGCCGGAGCTGCTTCCCGAGACCGGTCTGCTGATCAACACAACTTCGCTTGGCATGGACGGTGGGCCGGGTCTGGAACTGGACCTTTCACTGCTGCCTTCCACGGTCATCGTCAGCGACATCGTCTACGCCCCTCTCCTCACGCCACTGCTGGCGATGGCGCGGGACCGTGGGTTGCGGACGGTGGATGGCCTCGGGATGCTGCTGCATCAAGCCGTCCCAGGCTTCGAAAAGTGGTTCGGCCGCCGCCCCGAAGTGACGCCCGAACTGCGCGCGCTCGTCATTGCCGATCTGGAGTTGCACCAATGA
- the coaE gene encoding dephospho-CoA kinase (Dephospho-CoA kinase (CoaE) performs the final step in coenzyme A biosynthesis.), with the protein MIVLGLTGSIGMGKSTTAKMFAEAGVPVHDSDAAVHRLYEGAAAPEVEKLFPGTTSRGKVDRDRLAKAVVGNPQALKKLEALIHPMVRQDADRFVAEHRARGTPLVLLDIPLLFETGGTDRVDKVVVVTAPAEVQRRRVLARPGMSEDKFKAMLDRQVPDAEKRARADFIIDTSQGMDAARAEVSRIVESLQQD; encoded by the coding sequence ATGATCGTTCTGGGCCTGACCGGCTCCATCGGCATGGGCAAATCCACCACGGCGAAGATGTTTGCCGAAGCGGGCGTGCCGGTGCACGATTCGGATGCCGCTGTGCATCGCCTGTATGAGGGTGCCGCCGCGCCGGAGGTGGAAAAGCTGTTCCCAGGCACCACTTCAAGGGGCAAAGTCGACCGCGACAGGCTGGCCAAGGCGGTCGTCGGAAATCCGCAAGCACTGAAAAAGCTTGAGGCGCTCATTCACCCTATGGTCCGGCAGGACGCCGACAGGTTCGTTGCCGAGCATCGTGCCCGCGGCACGCCTCTCGTCCTCCTCGATATTCCGCTTCTGTTCGAGACCGGCGGCACCGACCGGGTCGACAAGGTCGTGGTCGTCACGGCGCCGGCCGAGGTGCAACGAAGGCGCGTCCTGGCGCGGCCGGGCATGTCGGAGGACAAGTTCAAGGCCATGCTGGACCGGCAGGTGCCCGATGCCGAAAAGCGCGCCCGCGCCGACTTCATCATCGACACGAGCCAGGGCATGGATGCGGCACGCGCCGAAGTGAGCCGTATCGTCGAGAGCCTTCAACAGGATTGA
- the secB gene encoding protein-export chaperone SecB, with translation MAKEPQDKKEAQGAAAKSGNGKQPSLNVLTQYVKDLSFESPGAPQSLRGRDKAPAININVNVNANPISGADYDVVLTLSARAEADKNVLFNVELIYGGVFRIEGFPQEHMLPLLFIECPRLLFPFARQIIADATRNGGFPPLMIDPIDFARMFQQRMAEEQAKAKVQAT, from the coding sequence ATGGCCAAAGAACCGCAGGATAAAAAGGAAGCGCAAGGGGCGGCGGCGAAGAGCGGGAACGGCAAGCAGCCCAGCCTGAACGTGCTTACGCAATATGTGAAGGATCTTTCCTTCGAAAGCCCGGGTGCTCCGCAGTCCCTGCGCGGTCGCGACAAAGCTCCGGCGATCAATATCAACGTCAATGTGAACGCCAACCCGATCAGCGGCGCGGACTATGACGTGGTTCTCACGCTGAGCGCGCGGGCGGAAGCGGACAAGAACGTCCTCTTCAATGTCGAGCTGATCTATGGCGGCGTCTTCCGCATCGAAGGCTTTCCGCAGGAGCACATGCTCCCGCTGCTTTTCATCGAGTGCCCGCGGCTGCTCTTTCCGTTTGCCCGGCAGATCATCGCCGACGCCACGCGCAATGGCGGCTTCCCGCCCCTGATGATCGACCCGATCGACTTCGCGCGGATGTTCCAGCAGCGCATGGCCGAGGAGCAGGCCAAGGCCAAGGTTCAGGCGACCTGA
- a CDS encoding FxsA family protein — translation MPFSVVPFLLLAIPLLEIAVFVVVGSQIGVLPTLGLVLLTAVAGTILLRIQGFGLLARVRHTLDEGRMPGRDLVHGVMIMIAGVLLLTPGFVTDTLGFLLFVPAIRDIGWRFLRDRITVVSAGAAGGGQHPKKTDKTIDLDLDDYTREKNEHSPWREPGRRDD, via the coding sequence GTGCCCTTCTCTGTTGTCCCATTTCTCCTGCTGGCGATACCGCTCCTGGAAATTGCCGTTTTTGTGGTTGTCGGAAGCCAGATCGGCGTGCTGCCGACCCTTGGGCTGGTTCTTCTAACGGCCGTGGCCGGCACGATCCTGCTGCGCATCCAAGGCTTCGGGCTCCTCGCCCGCGTCCGCCATACGCTTGATGAGGGGCGGATGCCCGGCCGCGACCTGGTGCATGGTGTCATGATCATGATAGCGGGTGTCTTGCTGCTGACCCCGGGCTTCGTGACCGACACGCTCGGCTTTTTGCTGTTCGTGCCCGCCATTCGCGATATCGGCTGGCGTTTTCTGCGCGATCGCATCACCGTGGTCAGTGCCGGCGCGGCGGGCGGCGGGCAGCACCCGAAGAAGACGGACAAGACGATCGACCTCGATTTGGACGACTACACAAGGGAAAAGAACGAGCACTCGCCCTGGAGGGAGCCCGGCCGGCGTGACGACTAG
- a CDS encoding Tim44/TimA family putative adaptor protein: MEFFDFGTIFFLVAAVVIFFQLRNVLGRRTGNERPPFDPYTASRRKTADKSAEDNVISLPRRKDAPETAEAYAAIDAIAKPGTSVNRGLRAIMDADPSFDPRGFIEGAKMAYEMIVMAFADGDRKTLKNLLSRDVYEGFVSAIDEREKRSEKIESSFVGIDKATIVGAEMKGTEAHVTLRIVSELISATRDNAGSVIDGDPETVAEVKDVWTFARDTRSGDPNWKLVATEAEE, from the coding sequence ATGGAATTCTTTGATTTCGGCACAATTTTCTTCCTGGTCGCGGCGGTCGTGATCTTCTTTCAATTGCGAAACGTCCTCGGACGCCGCACGGGCAATGAGCGTCCGCCGTTCGATCCGTATACGGCCTCCCGTCGCAAGACTGCCGACAAAAGCGCCGAGGACAACGTCATTTCCCTGCCGCGGCGCAAGGACGCGCCTGAAACCGCGGAAGCTTATGCGGCGATCGATGCCATCGCCAAGCCTGGCACCAGCGTGAACAGAGGCCTGCGCGCAATCATGGACGCCGACCCCTCCTTCGATCCGCGCGGTTTCATCGAGGGCGCAAAGATGGCCTACGAGATGATAGTCATGGCCTTTGCCGACGGCGACCGAAAGACCCTGAAGAATCTTCTTTCGCGGGACGTATATGAGGGCTTCGTGTCTGCCATCGACGAGCGTGAGAAGCGGTCGGAGAAAATTGAATCGTCCTTTGTCGGTATCGACAAGGCGACGATCGTCGGCGCCGAGATGAAAGGGACCGAGGCCCATGTCACGCTGCGCATCGTCAGCGAGCTGATCTCGGCCACCCGCGACAATGCCGGCAGCGTAATCGACGGCGATCCCGAGACAGTCGCCGAAGTCAAGGACGTCTGGACCTTCGCACGCGATACGCGCTCCGGCGATCCCAACTGGAAGCTGGTGGCCACCGAAGCAGAGGAATAG
- a CDS encoding murein transglycosylase A, whose product MSDDLLSAFAAFRRSAEYAKTVKPYRTGSFGISAASFGESFEAALSSRGDIGPADSRAFFEHFFRPHRVLPETGGQGFVTGYYEPEAKASLVRTERFQVPVYGRPLDLVEIDPDDPPPGIEPGYAFARREGERLIPYFDRRAIDTGALEGRGLELFWLDDRVDAFFIHVQGAARLHMPDGGVRRITYAGKTGHPFTGIGRVLAGMDEIPPSEVTMQSIRAWLADNPSRVDDILWRNRSYIFFRETEPGDAALGPVAAAKVQLTPGRSVAVDRLLHTFATPFFILSPALDAGGRPFQRLMIAQDTGSAITGPARGDLFMGTGKDAGETAGVIRHPADFHMLVPRAMDGLPG is encoded by the coding sequence ATGTCCGACGACCTCCTGTCGGCGTTTGCTGCCTTCCGTCGCTCCGCGGAATACGCCAAGACCGTAAAGCCGTACCGTACCGGCAGCTTCGGCATCTCGGCCGCGTCCTTCGGCGAGTCCTTTGAAGCGGCCCTGTCGTCCCGTGGCGATATCGGCCCGGCCGATTCCCGCGCCTTCTTCGAACATTTCTTCCGCCCCCATCGCGTTTTGCCGGAGACGGGTGGGCAGGGCTTCGTCACGGGCTATTACGAACCTGAGGCGAAAGCGTCCCTTGTGCGGACCGAGCGTTTCCAGGTTCCTGTATATGGCAGACCGCTCGATCTGGTCGAAATCGACCCCGACGATCCGCCCCCCGGCATAGAGCCGGGTTATGCGTTTGCTAGGCGCGAGGGCGAGCGCCTGATCCCTTACTTCGATCGCAGGGCCATTGACACCGGTGCGCTGGAAGGCAGGGGACTGGAGCTGTTCTGGCTGGACGATCGGGTCGATGCGTTCTTCATTCATGTTCAGGGCGCCGCGCGTCTCCACATGCCGGACGGCGGCGTGCGGCGGATCACTTACGCGGGCAAGACCGGCCATCCTTTCACCGGAATTGGCCGCGTTTTGGCAGGTATGGACGAGATTCCGCCGTCCGAGGTCACTATGCAGTCCATTCGCGCCTGGCTCGCCGACAATCCCAGCCGCGTCGATGACATTCTCTGGCGCAACCGCTCCTACATTTTCTTTCGGGAAACCGAACCGGGCGATGCCGCGCTCGGACCGGTCGCTGCGGCAAAGGTGCAGCTCACGCCCGGCCGCTCCGTCGCCGTCGACCGCCTTCTGCACACTTTCGCGACCCCCTTCTTCATCCTATCGCCGGCCCTGGACGCGGGGGGACGGCCGTTCCAGCGCCTGATGATCGCTCAGGACACCGGATCGGCAATCACCGGCCCGGCGCGCGGCGATCTGTTCATGGGCACGGGAAAAGATGCCGGCGAAACCGCCGGTGTCATCCGGCATCCCGCTGATTTTCATATGCTCGTTCCCCGGGCAATGGACGGGTTGCCGGGATGA
- a CDS encoding Smr/MutS family protein, with amino-acid sequence MKRTARKSLTREDRVLWTKVARTAKPLPGKAVPEEDEAEAPAEPPRARAAAVKAPPGQSPRPEISTPGSNAPRKMDAATREKIARGRLAIAGRVDLHGLRQEEAHMLLLSFLRRAYEADRRYLLVITGKGSSPASEGILRRAVPQWFATAPFRQLISGYEEASRQHGGEGAIYVRLRRREQAG; translated from the coding sequence ATGAAAAGGACGGCCCGAAAGAGCCTCACCCGGGAGGATCGCGTCCTGTGGACCAAAGTGGCGCGCACCGCGAAGCCGCTGCCAGGAAAAGCCGTTCCCGAAGAAGATGAGGCCGAAGCACCGGCAGAGCCGCCGCGCGCCAGGGCGGCGGCGGTCAAGGCACCGCCAGGTCAATCGCCACGCCCGGAAATATCAACGCCGGGCAGCAACGCTCCACGCAAGATGGATGCAGCTACCCGTGAAAAGATCGCCCGCGGCCGGCTTGCGATTGCGGGGCGGGTCGACCTGCATGGCTTGAGGCAGGAGGAGGCGCATATGCTGCTATTGTCGTTTCTGCGCCGGGCCTATGAGGCGGATCGCCGCTACCTGCTTGTCATCACCGGCAAGGGCTCCTCGCCCGCAAGCGAGGGGATATTGCGGCGGGCGGTTCCGCAATGGTTTGCCACTGCTCCATTCCGGCAACTCATTAGTGGCTACGAGGAAGCATCGCGCCAGCATGGCGGCGAGGGAGCGATCTATGTGCGTCTGCGCCGCAGGGAGCAGGCCGGATGA
- a CDS encoding helix-turn-helix domain-containing protein, whose amino-acid sequence MTPFGERIRQLRQSRGASQKEMAAALNVSPAYLSALEHGRRSPPNWAMVQKIIGYFNVIWDEADELQRLAEISDPRVVVNTAGLSDKATALANLLARNIATLDDAQIDELFRRLEAMLEDDGSKTSDAARRRRS is encoded by the coding sequence ATGACGCCTTTCGGGGAACGCATCCGGCAGCTTCGCCAATCCCGGGGCGCCAGCCAAAAGGAGATGGCGGCCGCCCTTAATGTCAGTCCGGCCTATCTATCGGCGCTGGAGCACGGCCGGCGCAGCCCGCCGAACTGGGCGATGGTGCAGAAGATCATCGGCTATTTCAACGTGATCTGGGACGAGGCGGACGAGCTTCAGCGTCTGGCCGAAATTTCCGACCCGCGCGTCGTCGTGAACACGGCGGGCCTTTCCGACAAAGCGACCGCGCTCGCCAATCTGCTGGCGCGCAACATCGCCACCCTCGATGATGCGCAGATCGATGAGCTTTTCCGGCGCCTGGAGGCAATGCTGGAGGATGATGGATCGAAAACCAGCGACGCGGCCCGGCGGCGGCGCTCATGA
- a CDS encoding DUF1402 family protein: MALRHSILAGLLLVCAANAVEAASLVPPGNRHEEQPPVPGASASRTSAGKTTFEAKYKRVYQLLKNDVALREKIRVTADEYGIDPTHVIGAIIGEHTYNVDVYDRLQTYYVKAVSYLNSNFSFSYEGEGIADFIERPEFAECDDRKGSYALWSCREVVWDKAFRGRKVDGKRFPDDRFSAVFFQPLYAGQTFGIGQLNPLTALQMTDIVNRVSGYEKIDHRDPQKVYQTIMDPDITLAYISATIKKSIDAYREIAGFDISKNPGITATLYNVGNPATRAAKLAAENRLRRKHGQDIKLPEENYYGWLVNDRLEELQALVPAS; encoded by the coding sequence CACGAAGAACAGCCGCCCGTGCCGGGCGCGTCGGCCTCGCGCACGAGCGCCGGGAAAACGACATTCGAGGCCAAATACAAGCGGGTCTACCAGCTCCTGAAGAACGACGTCGCGCTGCGCGAGAAGATCCGCGTCACAGCCGACGAGTATGGCATCGACCCCACCCACGTCATCGGCGCCATCATCGGGGAACATACCTACAACGTGGATGTCTACGACCGGCTGCAGACCTATTATGTGAAGGCCGTCTCCTATCTGAACAGCAACTTCAGCTTCTCCTATGAGGGTGAGGGCATCGCGGATTTCATTGAGCGGCCGGAATTCGCCGAGTGCGATGACAGGAAGGGCAGCTACGCCCTGTGGAGCTGCCGCGAGGTAGTCTGGGACAAGGCGTTCCGCGGCAGGAAGGTGGACGGAAAACGCTTTCCCGACGACCGGTTCAGCGCGGTCTTCTTCCAGCCGCTCTATGCGGGCCAGACATTCGGCATAGGGCAGCTCAATCCGCTGACGGCGCTGCAGATGACCGACATCGTCAACCGCGTTTCCGGTTACGAGAAGATCGATCATCGCGATCCGCAGAAGGTCTACCAGACCATCATGGACCCCGACATAACGCTGGCCTACATATCGGCAACGATCAAGAAATCCATCGACGCCTACCGCGAGATAGCCGGGTTCGATATCTCGAAAAACCCGGGAATCACGGCGACGCTCTATAATGTCGGCAACCCCGCGACCCGGGCAGCCAAGCTGGCTGCGGAGAACCGGCTGCGCCGCAAGCACGGCCAGGACATCAAACTCCCGGAAGAAAACTACTATGGCTGGCTGGTCAACGACCGGCTGGAAGAGCTGCAGGCGCTCGTTCCCGCTTCATGA